Proteins encoded within one genomic window of Calderihabitans maritimus:
- a CDS encoding Ig-like domain-containing protein, producing MRGWLQAYGTVKKLFPGAKQLAILLLMAGIALSNPFYARAATTGALYPGTATYSGTIYGNANDVLADDGTSVGVDSADSSLTVSGFSMGNEGDINSIIFYWDITDFTGTVDDDVIYLEYSYDNGTSWNLAYSYTTSTFPGPGLISYPAGDVPVGWTNVDIANVQMRIRTVAEPNANKADGVVIYADVFYIDVDYTAASDTEPPTWPSSNSLSVTAAGSTQIDLSWTNDASDNVGVDHWEVWRSTTAGGPYTLIDDTLPAGSSSYSDTTVTGGNTYYYVVRVVDAAGNYTESNEASDTTPSGTTATTGALYPTSATPSGTVSNPDYVLADDGTSAGVDSADSSLTASGFSMGNEGDINSITFYWDITGFTGTVDDDEIYLEYSYDNGTSWNLAYSYTTSTFPGPGLISYPASDVPVGWTSTDITNVQMRIRTVAKPNANQADGVTIYADVFYIDVEYTPFDTEPPNWPSSSSLAANAVGPAQVDLTWTNDATDNVGVTGWEIYRKLSSEATWPGTPIDTAPAGASSYSDTTVSPETSYDYKIRAKDGGGNTSSWSNVASATTPPDTTAPGWPSSNSLTASAVSGSQVDLSWTNDATDNVGVTGWEIYRKLSSEGTWPGTPIDTAPAGASSYSDTTVNDNTGYDYRIRAVDAAGNGSVWSNTASVTTPDETPPVVVSELPASGSANVLRGTLIKVTFNEPMDTTTFDINTTFRIHDDTNNVYITGGTLTFENGDKTAVFDSTDPLAANAAFTVTVTTGVTDAAGNNLAADYSWSFQTGTDIFKTPHGGFATNDDACGRCHTTHAGIGSDLMRAGAVDQLCYLCHDAGGTGSIYTVEDDFDTVAKASTHKVPASQQCNDCHNPHLDAGTVPKLLETSTGQNSDEQYCWTCHGTGSTLSTDSGTDPAGNANDHQSYYPQDGTGHDDVSLEPSSGTLIKCLGCHEEHGSDFTKLLQVDPNGDSTNITGNDKSFCYECHTGAIAGADSAWDGKIVNDSGGHTQNCTVCHDPHGTPNDDHYTIFPYSMTPVGTSRDNTNYPYNSNDFKQCWDGSCHVGTDTQLTQTTKNADNTAPTGFWQEDLYNSNPSDERVNLHNFHLNLDQYRPGRGNAVCKECHRPHGPISSENPDLKHRVGFPSSTVAANSLANPQYDHLDSGAGDPNDGGTCDLTCHGYVHTNVTYNNGGAGGGTVSSGGQDCSDGCHSNTLVQDMGTSSTMYRHQVTSPAATYDGETVGPGETTCLSLCHTDHDIFNSQIGTEASPFLREYGGNTSIPPSSGIPASQANTLCLSSACHGTAGGIDDPNYNSPSGYAGTSDIAAQVNRTQSGWHPIAVPLPGTANDTGNPYVNSSTMVSPWDQVQQLKCTDCHTQEAAPLGPHASSNRYMLKKLGPTSTAGAFELYDALCTMCHDSAVYGYGGTPGSGSGSKAASTHSQNNHYDGRYGCMGCHGGNPEFAVLAGDTAYNPAAERGSIHGWEYTYPGAGAPAAGFVNGLYISNYDPSSSKPCTAQTGNDYCSMAAKSL from the coding sequence ATGCGTGGATGGTTACAGGCATATGGAACGGTAAAGAAGCTTTTTCCAGGAGCGAAGCAACTGGCAATACTGTTGTTAATGGCGGGTATTGCATTGAGTAATCCTTTTTATGCCAGGGCAGCCACGACCGGTGCTTTATATCCTGGCACCGCCACCTATTCCGGTACCATTTACGGTAACGCTAATGATGTGCTTGCCGACGATGGCACCTCCGTCGGTGTGGATAGTGCTGATTCTAGCTTAACTGTTTCCGGTTTCAGCATGGGTAATGAAGGTGATATTAACAGCATTATCTTTTACTGGGACATCACGGACTTCACTGGTACCGTTGATGATGATGTAATCTACTTAGAATATTCTTATGATAACGGTACGAGTTGGAATCTTGCTTATTCATATACCACAAGTACCTTTCCGGGCCCAGGTCTAATATCCTATCCGGCCGGTGATGTCCCGGTAGGTTGGACTAATGTAGATATAGCCAATGTGCAGATGCGCATCCGTACCGTGGCCGAGCCAAACGCTAACAAGGCTGACGGGGTTGTTATTTACGCTGATGTTTTTTACATTGATGTAGATTATACTGCTGCTTCTGACACAGAGCCACCCACCTGGCCGAGCAGCAATTCGTTGAGTGTGACGGCAGCCGGCAGCACGCAGATAGATCTGAGTTGGACCAATGATGCCAGCGACAACGTTGGAGTAGACCACTGGGAGGTATGGCGGAGCACCACAGCGGGAGGCCCGTATACCCTGATTGATGACACACTTCCTGCCGGTAGCAGTTCTTACAGTGATACCACGGTAACCGGCGGTAATACTTATTATTACGTGGTGCGGGTGGTCGACGCCGCTGGTAACTATACCGAGAGTAATGAGGCAAGTGATACTACCCCGTCCGGGACTACAGCGACCACCGGGGCTTTATATCCCACGAGCGCCACTCCTTCCGGTACTGTCAGCAACCCCGATTATGTGCTTGCCGACGATGGCACCTCTGCTGGGGTGGATTCTGCTGATTCCAGCTTAACTGCTTCCGGTTTTAGCATGGGTAATGAAGGTGATATTAACAGCATTACGTTTTACTGGGATATCACGGGCTTCACTGGTACCGTTGATGATGATGAAATCTATTTAGAATATTCTTATGATAATGGTACGAGTTGGAATCTTGCTTATTCATATACCACAAGTACTTTTCCGGGCCCAGGTCTGATATCCTATCCGGCCAGTGATGTCCCGGTAGGTTGGACCAGTACAGATATTACGAATGTGCAGATGCGGATCCGTACCGTGGCCAAGCCAAACGCTAACCAGGCCGACGGGGTTACCATTTATGCCGATGTCTTTTACATCGATGTAGAATACACTCCCTTCGATACCGAACCGCCCAACTGGCCCAGCTCCAGTTCGCTTGCGGCGAATGCGGTGGGGCCTGCCCAGGTGGATCTGACCTGGACCAACGATGCCACCGACAACGTGGGGGTTACCGGCTGGGAGATTTACCGCAAGTTGAGTTCCGAGGCTACCTGGCCGGGAACACCGATAGATACCGCCCCGGCAGGAGCCAGCTCCTATTCCGACACCACCGTGTCGCCCGAAACCAGTTATGACTACAAGATCAGGGCTAAGGACGGCGGGGGTAATACCAGCAGTTGGAGCAATGTGGCCAGTGCCACCACTCCGCCCGATACCACGGCACCCGGGTGGCCCAGCTCTAATTCACTGACCGCCAGTGCCGTCAGCGGCAGCCAGGTGGATTTGAGCTGGACCAATGATGCTACCGACAATGTGGGGGTTACCGGCTGGGAGATTTACCGCAAGTTGAGTTCTGAAGGCACCTGGCCGGGAACGCCGATAGATACCGCCCCGGCAGGAGCCAGCTCCTATTCCGATACAACCGTAAATGATAATACCGGTTACGATTACCGCATCCGGGCGGTAGACGCTGCGGGCAACGGCAGCGTCTGGAGCAACACGGCGAGCGTTACTACGCCGGATGAAACGCCACCGGTAGTGGTGAGTGAGTTGCCGGCAAGTGGCTCTGCCAATGTCCTCCGCGGCACTTTAATCAAAGTCACCTTTAATGAGCCGATGGACACGACGACCTTTGATATAAATACAACCTTCCGGATCCACGACGATACCAATAATGTTTATATTACCGGTGGAACACTAACCTTTGAAAACGGGGACAAGACGGCTGTATTCGACTCAACCGACCCGCTGGCGGCCAATGCCGCATTTACGGTGACGGTTACTACGGGCGTTACGGATGCGGCGGGCAATAACCTGGCCGCCGACTACTCGTGGAGCTTTCAGACCGGGACAGATATATTCAAGACACCTCACGGCGGCTTTGCCACTAATGATGATGCCTGCGGCAGGTGCCATACCACCCATGCCGGAATAGGAAGCGACCTGATGCGCGCGGGTGCGGTGGATCAATTGTGTTATCTTTGTCACGATGCGGGGGGAACGGGAAGTATTTACACGGTGGAGGACGATTTTGATACCGTGGCGAAAGCCAGTACCCACAAGGTGCCTGCCTCACAGCAGTGCAATGACTGCCATAACCCTCACCTGGACGCAGGTACCGTTCCCAAGTTGCTGGAGACATCTACGGGGCAGAATAGTGACGAGCAGTACTGCTGGACCTGCCACGGAACCGGTTCGACCCTTTCCACGGATAGTGGTACTGATCCTGCGGGTAATGCCAACGACCACCAGAGCTACTATCCCCAGGATGGGACTGGCCATGACGATGTTTCTTTGGAGCCTTCCTCCGGAACATTGATTAAGTGCTTGGGGTGCCATGAAGAGCACGGTTCTGATTTTACCAAGCTGTTGCAGGTGGACCCCAACGGCGACAGTACCAATATTACGGGGAACGACAAGAGCTTCTGTTACGAGTGCCATACCGGTGCCATTGCAGGGGCCGACAGCGCCTGGGACGGCAAGATCGTAAACGACAGCGGGGGGCACACGCAGAACTGCACTGTCTGCCACGATCCCCACGGAACGCCCAATGACGACCATTACACCATTTTCCCGTACTCCATGACCCCGGTGGGGACGAGTCGTGATAATACCAATTACCCATATAACTCCAATGACTTCAAGCAGTGCTGGGACGGGAGCTGTCACGTGGGAACGGATACCCAACTGACCCAGACGACGAAGAATGCCGACAATACCGCTCCTACCGGGTTCTGGCAGGAAGATTTATATAATTCCAATCCTAGCGACGAACGGGTTAACCTGCATAACTTCCATTTGAATTTAGACCAGTACCGGCCGGGCCGGGGTAACGCCGTTTGCAAAGAATGTCACCGCCCCCATGGGCCTATAAGCAGCGAAAATCCCGACCTGAAACACCGGGTGGGATTTCCATCCAGTACCGTCGCAGCCAATTCGTTAGCCAATCCGCAGTATGACCATCTTGATAGTGGAGCTGGTGATCCTAATGATGGAGGCACCTGTGACCTGACATGTCATGGGTATGTCCATACAAACGTAACCTATAACAACGGCGGCGCAGGTGGCGGAACGGTAAGTTCCGGAGGACAGGACTGCAGCGATGGCTGCCATAGTAACACTTTGGTGCAGGATATGGGGACCTCTTCTACTATGTACCGGCACCAGGTTACCAGCCCCGCCGCCACCTATGACGGGGAAACGGTAGGCCCGGGCGAGACCACCTGTTTAAGCCTGTGTCATACCGACCACGATATTTTTAACAGCCAGATCGGAACGGAGGCTTCGCCTTTCCTGAGAGAATATGGTGGAAATACGTCGATACCGCCGAGCAGCGGGATCCCCGCCAGCCAGGCGAACACTTTGTGTCTGTCTTCGGCCTGTCACGGGACCGCCGGTGGGATAGATGACCCCAATTACAACTCGCCCAGTGGCTACGCGGGTACCAGCGATATCGCGGCCCAGGTTAACCGCACCCAGTCAGGGTGGCACCCCATCGCCGTGCCGTTACCCGGTACGGCGAATGATACCGGCAACCCCTACGTCAATTCCAGTACCATGGTTTCGCCGTGGGATCAGGTCCAACAGCTGAAGTGTACCGACTGCCATACCCAGGAAGCGGCTCCCCTGGGGCCCCACGCCTCCAGCAACCGGTACATGCTGAAGAAACTCGGTCCCACGTCCACGGCGGGAGCCTTTGAGCTGTACGATGCCCTGTGTACCATGTGTCATGACTCGGCGGTCTACGGTTACGGTGGTACTCCCGGTAGTGGCAGCGGTTCCAAGGCCGCAAGCACCCACTCCCAGAATAACCACTATGACGGCCGTTACGGGTGCATGGGCTGCCACGGGGGTAACCCGGAGTTTGCCGTGCTGGCCGGCGATACTGCCTATAACCCTGCGGCGGAGCGGGGCAGTATCCATGGATGGGAGTATACCTATCCGGGTGCCGGAGCGCCGGCGGCGGGGTTCGTTAACGGTTTATATATTTCCAATTATGATCCCAGCTCGTCGAAGCCCTGCACCGCCCAGACGGGGAACGACTACTGCAGTATGGCCGCAAAGTCGTTATAA
- a CDS encoding cytochrome c biogenesis protein ResB codes for MKLLVKGLRLLASRELAVYLLAVAALVAMAAQIPFFLEVKLDRAIFASWWYNGLLLLLLLNTLVCSLFRLEELEKKTARPPENLSRYPNRRAIKSKDAGHLFFFLKDYLSRRGYKIFDAHQNCFLARKGESYYWGSMVFHLSFLVILVGVMLNNLFGFHGSMIIPEQQLAVEDHRFYQSIEEGLLFGEQHQRFQIGLESMEVYFDRGKTTPSLLEAKVWVMEGHRRIVASQTVKPNQPIRYKGRRILLTGYGYAPYFTLEHQNKVIFQSYINLISTWNEKGEIQYKDEFNIPNSEIKVEVELFPDATISADGTLKNLSHNLKLPAVEIRVTQREEELFAGHALMGQTMKLSNGMKLSFLGVKRYGWFDVAYHPGVFFLYGGFILCLAGLVFALFVTPKGIWVSLGDAGIEMAGYSKRYQQLFREEFNTLVDVISRQNGTRDEPNDGL; via the coding sequence ATGAAACTGTTGGTTAAGGGCTTGCGGCTACTGGCCTCACGGGAATTAGCCGTTTACCTGCTGGCGGTGGCGGCGTTGGTGGCCATGGCCGCTCAAATACCCTTTTTCCTGGAAGTAAAGCTGGACCGGGCTATCTTCGCCTCATGGTGGTACAATGGGTTGCTTTTGTTGTTATTGTTAAATACCCTGGTTTGCTCCCTTTTCCGCCTGGAAGAACTGGAGAAAAAAACGGCCAGGCCACCGGAAAATCTTTCAAGGTATCCCAACCGCCGGGCGATTAAATCGAAAGATGCAGGTCACCTGTTTTTCTTCCTTAAAGACTACCTGTCCCGCAGGGGTTATAAAATATTTGACGCCCACCAGAACTGTTTTCTGGCCCGCAAGGGTGAAAGCTATTATTGGGGTTCCATGGTTTTTCATCTTAGTTTTTTGGTAATTCTGGTAGGAGTGATGTTAAACAACCTTTTTGGCTTCCATGGAAGCATGATCATTCCCGAGCAGCAGTTGGCCGTGGAGGATCACCGGTTTTATCAAAGTATCGAGGAAGGACTTTTATTTGGCGAGCAGCACCAGCGCTTCCAGATAGGTTTGGAAAGCATGGAGGTGTATTTTGACCGGGGGAAAACCACTCCTTCTTTACTGGAAGCCAAGGTCTGGGTGATGGAAGGGCACCGGAGGATTGTCGCTTCTCAGACTGTAAAACCTAATCAGCCCATCCGGTATAAAGGCAGACGGATATTGCTTACGGGATATGGTTATGCACCCTATTTTACCCTTGAACATCAGAACAAGGTAATATTTCAATCATATATTAACTTGATTTCAACATGGAACGAAAAAGGTGAAATTCAGTACAAAGATGAATTTAACATTCCGAATTCGGAGATTAAGGTGGAGGTGGAACTGTTTCCCGACGCCACCATTTCTGCCGACGGTACTTTAAAGAATTTGTCCCATAACCTGAAACTGCCCGCGGTGGAAATACGGGTGACCCAGCGGGAAGAAGAGCTTTTTGCCGGTCATGCATTGATGGGCCAGACCATGAAGCTGTCCAACGGGATGAAACTCAGCTTCCTGGGAGTGAAACGGTACGGGTGGTTTGACGTCGCCTATCACCCCGGGGTATTCTTTTTGTATGGTGGGTTTATATTATGCCTTGCCGGATTGGTCTTTGCCCTGTTTGTGACCCCGAAAGGGATTTGGGTTTCGCTGGGTGACGCTGGAATAGAAATGGCCGGTTACAGCAAACGCTACCAACAGCTGTTCCGGGAGGAATTTAATACGCTGGTCGATGTGATCAGCAGACAAAATGGAACGAGGGATGAACCTAACGATGGTTTATGA
- the ccsA gene encoding cytochrome c biogenesis protein CcsA, with the protein MVYDVYLVLGVIGLYALATIGYLFGIIFNKDKLNRIALWIGATGAFFHTVAVVLRWYLAGHAPTTLYELNSFGGWLAVLAFLLARYWRRDLNLLGMVVFPVVFLVMGWGLTKYTLIEPLKPEYQSFWLTLHVLFAFLATACYLLSFSAAVLYLWGNKRVLKKLPPRQVLEELSAKFIGVGFINHAVMVITGSIWADVTWGRYWGWDPVETWSLVTWLIYGLYLHLYFTMGWRGRKLAWLAVIAMGVVIFAYYYVPHLPVKIFS; encoded by the coding sequence ATGGTTTATGACGTTTATCTGGTGCTAGGCGTGATTGGACTTTATGCCCTGGCAACCATTGGGTATCTATTCGGTATCATTTTTAACAAGGATAAACTAAACCGCATAGCCCTATGGATAGGTGCTACTGGGGCCTTCTTCCACACAGTGGCGGTAGTTTTGCGCTGGTACCTGGCCGGTCATGCGCCAACTACCCTATACGAGTTGAATTCTTTCGGCGGGTGGCTGGCGGTACTGGCCTTTCTTCTGGCCCGCTACTGGCGTCGGGACCTGAACCTTTTGGGAATGGTGGTTTTCCCGGTGGTTTTCCTTGTGATGGGCTGGGGACTGACTAAGTACACCCTTATCGAGCCGTTGAAACCGGAATACCAGAGCTTTTGGTTGACACTGCACGTGCTGTTTGCCTTTTTGGCTACCGCCTGTTACCTGTTATCCTTCAGTGCTGCGGTACTCTATTTATGGGGCAACAAGAGGGTGCTTAAAAAATTGCCCCCCAGGCAGGTACTGGAGGAATTATCAGCGAAGTTTATTGGGGTCGGTTTTATCAACCACGCGGTGATGGTCATTACCGGTAGCATCTGGGCTGATGTGACCTGGGGGCGCTACTGGGGTTGGGACCCGGTAGAAACATGGTCGCTTGTCACATGGCTCATCTACGGCCTGTATCTTCATTTATATTTTACCATGGGCTGGCGGGGCAGGAAGCTTGCCTGGCTGGCGGTAATAGCTATGGGAGTTGTTATTTTTGCCTACTACTATGTACCTCATCTGCCTGTTAAAATCTTTTCTTAG
- a CDS encoding carboxypeptidase regulatory-like domain-containing protein has protein sequence MRGIKALIHNERFRTVCRLLTIGVLLSIVLNIVPLLPVAQGGEEGVTPQTVSRLVYGTSDGKPRASVSVSVYSPRKKEVILKLPKPLVFLKARSNRKVMAPEGTLKISGNVTENSTGRPLSGVTVSLMWDGKATQFSTVTDAAGNYSLEGVGPGKYILLFEHPGYSPEEFGVELNDDLTQDCAMFRTTSLKAQVTNEWGEPLEGVTVTLVNQNVPDQRIRLSTALGGWFSLVEVPPGRYLLSVSQGKHRKKKMIWLDEHPQELRVMLSGVGPVSPSVPEAVYGENSSVENTVYGTPQENRELSVGGSSRSRPKADTVKQNQPGAGDVIHGTPSVGDSVYDSPSVGNEIPAALESVNQEAGTGTQDLPGMGDVIHDASTVRESDNDLSNGSEEVNGELPSVQEQVY, from the coding sequence GTGAGGGGCATTAAAGCTTTAATACATAATGAACGCTTTCGAACGGTGTGCCGGCTGTTAACGATAGGTGTGCTATTATCGATTGTTTTAAATATTGTTCCATTGTTACCGGTTGCCCAGGGGGGTGAAGAAGGGGTTACACCCCAAACGGTCAGCAGGCTGGTTTACGGGACCTCTGACGGCAAGCCGCGGGCCAGCGTTTCCGTCAGTGTTTACAGCCCGCGGAAGAAGGAGGTTATATTAAAGTTGCCCAAGCCTTTGGTCTTTCTGAAGGCAAGATCCAACAGAAAAGTCATGGCCCCTGAGGGTACTCTGAAAATCAGCGGCAATGTTACCGAAAATTCCACCGGAAGGCCGTTGTCTGGTGTCACAGTCAGTTTAATGTGGGACGGCAAGGCTACCCAGTTCAGCACAGTTACCGATGCGGCAGGTAATTACTCGCTAGAGGGAGTAGGCCCGGGTAAGTATATCTTGCTGTTTGAACATCCTGGCTATAGTCCGGAAGAATTCGGGGTCGAGTTAAATGACGACCTAACTCAGGACTGCGCTATGTTTCGCACCACCTCATTGAAAGCGCAGGTGACCAACGAATGGGGTGAGCCACTGGAGGGAGTAACGGTTACCTTGGTTAACCAGAACGTTCCGGACCAAAGAATTAGGCTTTCTACCGCTTTGGGGGGATGGTTTTCCCTGGTAGAAGTGCCGCCGGGGAGGTACTTGTTATCTGTATCCCAGGGTAAACACCGCAAGAAAAAAATGATATGGTTGGACGAACACCCGCAGGAACTGCGTGTGATGCTGAGCGGAGTGGGGCCCGTATCCCCCTCTGTACCTGAAGCTGTTTACGGTGAGAATTCATCGGTCGAAAATACAGTATATGGAACGCCGCAAGAAAATCGGGAGCTTTCGGTTGGCGGCAGTTCCCGGTCCCGGCCAAAAGCGGATACGGTAAAGCAAAATCAGCCGGGAGCAGGAGATGTTATTCATGGCACCCCCAGTGTAGGAGATTCGGTTTATGATTCGCCTAGCGTGGGCAATGAAATCCCAGCGGCACTTGAAAGCGTTAACCAGGAGGCGGGTACGGGGACACAAGACTTGCCTGGGATGGGAGATGTTATTCATGATGCTTCAACTGTGAGAGAGTCGGACAATGACCTGTCAAACGGGAGTGAGGAGGTTAACGGGGAACTTCCCAGCGTACAGGAGCAAGTGTACTGA
- a CDS encoding B12-binding domain-containing radical SAM protein — MARVMLVTPDYHCGVVESAGRWPHLGFVYIAGELRKAGHEVKIYDAMSKGHRLEQIIYNIRNYGPQVVGTTAYTASFPAATELLRRVKEIDPQIITVIGGVHATFCYKEVLEGHPSIDYVVRGEGEYTLPHLLEVLESGGNPAEVPGVALRRGNEVLVTPDRGFIQNLDELTPAWDLLDWEDYTFYVYPGSRLAIISTSRGCKHTCKFCSQQKFWRQTWRARSPGNVLTEIEYLVKEYGVDIFFIADEYPTADRERWENILDGLISKKLNALFLIETRVDDIIRDEDIIDKYRRAGIIHIYVGIEATSQGILDKFSKGIQESDSKRALDIIHRAGIVSETSFVLGTPDETPESIKQTLAMAKAYNPDFAHFLLLAPWPYADMYEEVKNYVATYDYAKYNLVEPVIKPEAMTTDELFQKVLECYRSFYFGKIPEWTSLKNEFKRRYAIQCMRAIMDNSFLQKHVLSLGRMPKMVRDLLKLLD, encoded by the coding sequence ATGGCCAGAGTCATGCTGGTAACCCCCGATTACCACTGCGGCGTCGTGGAATCTGCTGGCAGGTGGCCCCACCTGGGGTTCGTTTACATTGCCGGAGAATTGCGTAAAGCGGGACATGAAGTAAAAATTTATGACGCCATGTCCAAAGGACACCGGCTGGAGCAGATAATTTATAATATCAGGAATTACGGTCCGCAGGTGGTGGGTACTACCGCGTACACCGCCAGTTTTCCTGCTGCAACTGAACTCTTGCGCCGGGTAAAAGAAATTGACCCGCAAATCATAACGGTTATCGGCGGAGTTCATGCCACGTTTTGTTATAAGGAAGTTTTGGAGGGTCACCCTTCCATTGATTATGTAGTGCGAGGAGAGGGGGAGTATACTCTTCCTCATCTGCTGGAGGTTCTAGAAAGCGGTGGTAACCCGGCAGAAGTACCGGGAGTTGCTTTGCGAAGAGGTAATGAGGTCTTGGTTACCCCGGACCGGGGGTTTATTCAAAACCTCGATGAGCTCACACCTGCCTGGGATCTGTTGGATTGGGAAGATTACACCTTTTACGTGTATCCGGGATCGCGGCTGGCTATTATTTCTACCTCCCGGGGCTGCAAGCATACCTGTAAGTTCTGTTCTCAGCAAAAATTTTGGCGGCAGACCTGGCGAGCTCGCAGCCCTGGGAATGTACTGACCGAAATTGAATACCTGGTGAAAGAGTATGGGGTAGACATTTTTTTTATCGCCGATGAGTATCCTACAGCGGACCGGGAACGCTGGGAGAACATCCTGGACGGTTTGATTTCTAAGAAATTGAACGCTCTGTTTCTCATTGAAACCCGGGTAGATGATATCATTCGGGATGAAGACATTATAGACAAATACCGGCGGGCAGGCATTATTCATATTTACGTGGGGATTGAAGCTACCAGCCAGGGTATTCTGGATAAGTTTAGCAAGGGCATTCAGGAAAGTGATTCCAAAAGAGCGCTGGACATTATCCACCGGGCGGGGATAGTTTCGGAGACATCGTTTGTTTTAGGGACACCTGATGAAACACCGGAAAGTATCAAGCAGACGCTGGCCATGGCCAAGGCCTACAACCCCGATTTTGCCCATTTTCTGCTGCTTGCTCCCTGGCCCTATGCTGATATGTATGAGGAGGTAAAGAACTACGTGGCTACTTATGATTATGCTAAGTACAACCTGGTTGAACCGGTAATTAAGCCTGAGGCTATGACTACCGACGAGTTGTTTCAAAAGGTTTTGGAATGTTACCGTTCATTTTACTTTGGTAAAATTCCGGAATGGACCTCTTTGAAAAATGAGTTCAAGCGCCGCTATGCCATTCAGTGTATGCGTGCCATTATGGACAATTCCTTTCTGCAGAAGCATGTGCTCAGTCTAGGCAGGATGCCCAAAATGGTTCGGGATCTGCTTAAACTTTTGGATTAA
- a CDS encoding cytochrome c3 family protein, whose protein sequence is MMIDLRGTVRAGRLTLTVLVLMALGSLLRISTGFGQYYPEPHGSYTSDTQFCAQCHTSHGAEGEKLINESSVTDLCYVCHSTVGQSVYDQVYDEFSKTYRHPVPEQVISCNNCHNPHLTPVSSPRILQASVNETVYYQGGGEKFCWSCHPAEETYYPQDGSGHDAGSLEPVSGTGISCNGCHEQHGSQYPYLLYLDNDRTLCYDCHSASSGSGWEGKSVYEDTYINAHESYECSSCHDPHGGPEEKYLIASYDMNASVNRSVYFDANDFKTCFRSNCHTETEILGSGSGFYDDQYNRNLHELHLDDTSKGTAVCRECHRPHGPLTAENPYEKHLVGFPAGTVSAYIYDDPTYKHNYNSIEGGACFLSCHDVNHDETNSVYRNVY, encoded by the coding sequence ATGATGATAGATTTGAGAGGCACCGTTCGGGCAGGGCGGCTGACTCTAACGGTTCTGGTATTAATGGCTTTGGGGAGTTTATTACGCATTTCTACGGGGTTTGGGCAGTATTATCCTGAACCCCACGGCAGCTATACATCCGATACGCAGTTTTGCGCTCAGTGCCATACCAGTCACGGGGCGGAAGGGGAAAAGCTAATTAACGAAAGTTCGGTAACCGACCTTTGTTACGTCTGCCACAGCACAGTGGGACAGAGTGTTTATGACCAGGTATATGATGAGTTTTCCAAAACGTACCGCCATCCCGTTCCGGAACAAGTTATCAGTTGCAATAACTGTCATAATCCTCACCTCACTCCAGTCAGCTCCCCCAGGATTCTACAGGCCAGTGTGAACGAGACGGTGTATTACCAGGGAGGAGGGGAAAAGTTTTGCTGGTCCTGCCACCCGGCCGAAGAAACCTATTATCCTCAGGACGGTAGTGGTCACGATGCTGGCAGTTTGGAACCGGTTTCAGGTACCGGTATTAGTTGTAACGGTTGTCACGAGCAGCACGGCAGCCAGTATCCTTATTTGTTATATTTGGATAACGACCGCACTCTGTGTTACGATTGCCATTCAGCCAGCTCAGGGAGCGGCTGGGAAGGGAAGAGTGTGTACGAGGATACTTATATCAATGCGCATGAAAGTTACGAATGCAGTTCCTGTCATGATCCTCACGGCGGCCCGGAAGAAAAGTATCTTATTGCTTCCTATGATATGAATGCGAGTGTTAACCGTAGCGTGTACTTCGACGCTAATGATTTTAAGACCTGTTTCCGGAGCAACTGTCATACTGAGACGGAAATTTTGGGGTCAGGCAGCGGTTTCTATGACGACCAGTACAACCGCAACCTCCACGAGTTACATCTGGACGATACCAGTAAGGGCACGGCTGTCTGCCGTGAATGCCACCGCCCGCATGGACCTCTTACGGCGGAAAACCCCTATGAGAAGCACCTGGTAGGATTTCCCGCCGGTACGGTTTCAGCATATATTTATGATGACCCCACTTACAAGCACAATTACAATAGCATTGAGGGCGGTGCTTGTTTTCTGAGCTGTCACGACGTGAACCATGATGAAACAAATAGCGTCTACCGTAACGTATATTAA